A section of the Stenotrophomonas acidaminiphila genome encodes:
- a CDS encoding metal ABC transporter permease, with the protein MIATTTDGFFRHLDAGKWADIGQATVDTLLMLAGSLPLTLAIGLPLGVLLFLTGSPQLHRRPLLYGLTALVVNVLRSVPFIILMIVLIPVTLALMGTSLGVRGAILPLVVGAAPFYARLVETALREVDRGVIEASQAMGATTAQLVFKVLLPEARPGLIAGATVTTIALIGFTAMGGAIGSGGLGDLAFRDGYQRSHTDVALVTVVLLLVLVQLLQMLGDRLVRHYTRR; encoded by the coding sequence ATGATCGCCACCACCACCGACGGCTTCTTCCGCCACCTGGATGCCGGCAAATGGGCCGACATCGGCCAGGCCACCGTCGACACGCTGCTGATGCTGGCCGGCTCGCTGCCGCTGACCCTGGCCATCGGCCTGCCGCTGGGCGTGCTGCTGTTCCTCACCGGCTCGCCGCAGCTGCACCGCCGCCCGTTGCTGTACGGGCTCACCGCGCTCGTGGTGAATGTGCTGCGCTCGGTGCCCTTCATCATCCTGATGATCGTGCTGATCCCGGTGACGCTGGCGCTGATGGGCACCTCGCTGGGCGTGCGCGGCGCGATCCTGCCGCTGGTGGTCGGCGCCGCGCCGTTCTACGCGCGGCTGGTCGAGACGGCGCTGCGCGAGGTCGACCGCGGCGTGATCGAGGCCAGCCAGGCCATGGGCGCCACTACCGCGCAGCTGGTGTTCAAGGTGCTGCTGCCCGAAGCGCGGCCGGGGCTGATCGCCGGCGCCACGGTCACCACCATCGCCCTGATCGGCTTCACCGCCATGGGCGGCGCGATCGGCTCGGGCGGGCTCGGCGACCTGGCGTTCCGCGACGGCTACCAGCGTTCGCACACCGACGTGGCCCTGGTCACGGTGGTGCTGCTGCTGGTGCTGGTGCAGCTGCTGCAGATGCTGGGCGACCGCCTAGTACGCCACTACACTCGCCGTTGA
- a CDS encoding methionine ABC transporter substrate-binding protein, whose translation MKTSLFRPLLAAAAVLALAACGKPATDESRLVVAATAVPHAEILEVVKPILQKQGVTLDVRVFNDYVQPNDQLVQKQVDANYFQTEPYLDAYNRDRKTRLVTVVGVHIEPFGAYSRRVKSLAELPAGADVVIPNDPSNNSRALILLDKAGVIKLKDPSNALSTQRDIVDNPKQLKFRELDSAMLPRVLDQVDLALINTNYALDAGLDPTRDALAIESKDSPYVNFLVARADNRDDARVQKLAKALTGPEVKAFIEHKYKGAVLPAF comes from the coding sequence ATGAAGACTTCCCTGTTCCGTCCGTTGCTCGCCGCTGCCGCCGTGTTGGCGCTGGCGGCCTGCGGCAAGCCCGCCACCGACGAATCCCGGCTGGTGGTGGCCGCCACCGCGGTGCCGCACGCCGAGATCCTGGAAGTGGTCAAGCCGATCCTGCAGAAGCAGGGCGTCACCCTGGACGTGCGCGTGTTCAACGACTACGTGCAGCCCAACGACCAGCTGGTGCAGAAACAGGTGGATGCCAACTATTTCCAGACCGAGCCGTACCTGGATGCCTACAACCGCGACCGCAAGACCCGGCTGGTGACCGTGGTCGGCGTGCACATCGAGCCGTTCGGCGCCTATTCGCGCCGGGTCAAGTCGCTGGCCGAGCTGCCGGCCGGTGCCGACGTGGTCATTCCCAATGACCCGAGCAACAACAGCCGCGCGCTGATCCTGCTGGACAAGGCCGGCGTCATCAAGCTGAAGGATCCATCCAACGCGCTGTCCACCCAGCGCGACATCGTCGACAACCCCAAGCAGCTCAAGTTCCGCGAGCTGGACTCGGCGATGCTGCCGCGCGTGCTCGACCAGGTCGACCTGGCGCTGATCAACACCAACTACGCGCTCGACGCCGGGCTCGACCCGACCCGTGACGCGCTGGCGATCGAAAGCAAGGATTCGCCCTACGTGAATTTCCTGGTCGCGCGCGCGGACAACCGCGACGACGCGCGCGTGCAGAAGCTGGCCAAGGCGCTGACCGGCCCGGAAGTGAAGGCCTTCATCGAGCACAAGTACAAGGGTGCGGTGCTGCCGGCGTTCTGA